A single window of Macadamia integrifolia cultivar HAES 741 unplaced genomic scaffold, SCU_Mint_v3 scaffold381, whole genome shotgun sequence DNA harbors:
- the LOC122068395 gene encoding putative pectate lyase 2 gives MTNNIGVGVTYYKVTDPSDDPLNPKVGTLRYGVTKIRGKVWITFQRDMLIKFQKPLIVGSYITIDGRGANVQIAHGACFLLNGVSNVIIHNLRFHHCHSQAPGSVMGPGAKIVKLQQVDGDAIRLVGSSKVWIDHNTFYQCQDGLIDITRGSTDVTVSNNWFRNHDKVMLLGHDDSFSQDKNMRVTIAFNYFGPNCNQRMPRIRHGYAHVVNNLYQGWAQYAIGGSMNPSIRSESNLFIAPKTGNKKVTWREGQGDTKSWNWQSVNDIFENGAHFKQSGNGGPMPNYNREQWFPISDARALRSLTRTAGTLRKI, from the exons ATGACTAATAACATTGGTGTGGGGGTAACATATTACAAAGTTACGGACCCAAGTGATGATCCTTTGAATCCAAAGGTTGGGACATTGAGGTATGGAGTGACAAAAATTAGAGGGAAGGTGTGGATTACCTTCCAAAGGGATATGCTCATCAAGTTCCAAAAGCCACTTATTGTTGGTAGTTATATCACCATCGATGGACGTGGTGCCAATGTTCAAATAGCTCATGGTGCATGTTTCTTGCTCAATGGG GTGAGCAATGTCATCATCCACAACCTGAGGTTTCACCACTGCCATTCCCAAGCTCCTGGTTCAGTGATGGGTCCTGGAGCAAAAATTGTGAAACTACAACAGGTCGATGGTGATGCAATTCGCCTTGTTGGATCTTCAAAAGTTTGGATTGATCACAACACCTTTTATCAGTGTCAAGATGGTCTCATCGATATCACCCGTGGCTCTACCGATGTAACTGTCTCAAACAATTGGTTTCGGAACCATGATAAGGTGATGCTTTTGGGTCACGATGATAGTTTCTCACAGGACAAAAACATGAGGGTAACTATAGCCTTCAACTATTTTGGTCCCAATTGCAATCAACGCATGCCAAG GATCCGCCATGGGTATGCACATGTGGTGAACAATCTTTACCAAGGTTGGGCACAATATGCTATTGGAGGAAGCATGAACCCTAGCATTAGAAGTGAATCCAATCTCTTCATAGCACCAAAAACTGGGAACAAAAAG GTGACTTGGAGAGAAGGTCAAGGTGACACCAAGTCATGGAATTGGCAATCCGTGAATGATATCTTTGAGAATGGAGCTCATTTTAAACAAAGTGGCAATGGTGGACCAATGCCTAACTATAACCGTGAACAGTGGTTCCCAATCTCAGATGCAAGAGCCTTAAGGTCCTTAACAAGAACAGCAGGCACCCTGCGAAAGATTTAG
- the LOC122068386 gene encoding putative pectate lyase 2 codes for MTNNIGVGVTYYKVTDPSDDPLNPKVGTLRYGVTKIRGKVWITFQRDMLIKFQKPLIVGSYITIDGRGANVQIAHGACFLLNGVSNVIIHNLRFHHCHSQAPGSVMGPGAKIVKLQQVDGDAIRLVGSSKVWIDHNTFYQCQDGLIDITRGSTDVTVSNNWFRNHDKVMLLGHDDSFSQDKNMRVTIAFNYFGPNCNQRMPR; via the exons ATGACTAATAACATTGGTGTGGGGGTAACATATTACAAAGTTACGGACCCAAGTGATGATCCTTTGAATCCAAAGGTTGGGACATTGAGGTATGGAGTGACAAAAATTAGAGGGAAGGTGTGGATTACCTTCCAAAGGGATATGCTCATCAAGTTCCAAAAGCCACTTATTGTTGGTAGTTATATCACCATTGATGGACGTGGTGCCAATGTTCAAATAGCTCATGGTGCATGTTTCTTGCTCAATGGG GTGAGCAATGTCATCATCCACAACCTGAGGTTTCACCACTGCCATTCCCAAGCTCCTGGTTCAGTGATGGGTCCTGGAGCAAAAATTGTGAAACTACAACAGGTCGATGGTGATGCAATTCGCCTTGTTGGATCTTCAAAAGTTTGGATTGATCACAACACCTTTTATCAGTGTCAAGATGGTCTCATCGATATCACCCGTGGCTCTACCGATGTAACTGTCTCAAACAATTGGTTTCGGAACCATGATAAGGTGATGCTTTTGGGTCACGATGATAGTTTCTCACAGGACAAAAACATGAGGGTAACTATAGCCTTCAACTATTTTGGTCCCAATTGCAATCAACGCATGCCAAGGTGA